A window of Magnolia sinica isolate HGM2019 chromosome 13, MsV1, whole genome shotgun sequence genomic DNA:
TTACACTGTTTTCGAtcacgtggtccacctgaataaCGGATGGGACTGATTTCTGGGACCTAGACTGAAAATGGAGTGATGCATTTGATggtcggaatggatttcacaaaagtatcacggtggggctcattcGAGCCGCCAGCCATACCCAACTGGCCATTAACAAAGATAACGGAAGGCAGCGGAATGATCACAGTTGAAAGCAGCTTTCTGAAAATGTACTGGAATGTAAAAATTTCTATTAATTAGGTAGCTGTTCgtaaattttccaaaaaaaaatcaatgattcGGTACCGAATTCATTTATCGGGTTTTCTGAGAGTCAACGCAatccttctcctctctctctctctctctctctctctggtaatTTCTGATGATTGAATATTAAATATTTCTTCGAATACCCGCGCAGCCCATGTGGATGGACGGAGCTCCATCGATGGAATTCGaaagtagcagcagcagcagcagcaactacAGCAACAGCACGAAATCTCCACCTTTATATCCTCAAAGAGTCTCTCCGAATCTACTCTCAAAACAACACTCCAACAGGCCCAAGCCAGTGATGAATTTGTATTTGAATTCTGATTCCGAACTCGCCTTTCCTTCTGAAAACCATTCGACGGATTCCTCTTCCGAATCCGAGCTGGAGACAGAGGTTGTTGGAATTCGATACTAACAATAAACCTGTTTCTTCTCTCTTCGGCTGATTTACCTATGctgcaattttttcttttttaaaatcatGTACTAACACTGTTGCATTGTTTTATAGGAAAAGAACAGGAATTTGGCATTGTTTCAGCCCAATCAACAAACCCAATTCAAGAAGCAGAAACAACCCGTTTCTGCAGAATCTAGTCGGTATGGATTAACCATCTTTAGATGAAGAAAGAATATAAATTCCATTGTCTTCTTTGTATCGGATTCATCTGTTTCTTCGCGTTCTTTCAAGTTGGTATTTGTTACTGTTCTTCCTTTGCAacaaggctgtgtttggatgtgcttcaaattGAATTTCGAACACTCAGTTTATAATCAGATGTAGCCTTCGAATCAAGCCAGACCCTTGATGTGAATGCTAAGGAAAGAAATTACGATTTGATTGTTTCCGCTTCGTTGCACTTGTAACTGGAATTCAATTTGATTGTTCATCCaaacgtgtcctaagaaggaatCCTCTTTGttatcttcttttatttatctttttcttttcttttcggaTTTCAGCGCTCTGGATCCTTTAATGGCGGATTCCGATAACATGATTGCGAGTGGAAGACAAACCCCACCAAAGGACTTTGTCTGCCCCATAACCAGCCATCTCTTCGTCGATCCGGTGACCCTTGAGACGGGCCAGACCTATGAACGGAAAGCGATCCAGGAATGGGTTGATCGCGGTAACTCAACGTGCCCGATCACACGCCAGAAGCTGCAGAGCACCCAATTGCCAAAAACGAACTATGTTCTCAAACGGCTCATTGCCAGTTGGCAAGAACAGAACCCTGGCACAGTGCAAGCCCAAAAAGAAAACCTGCCTCCAAAAAGCAGTCCGGTCTCTAGCCCGATCAAGCCCTCAACTTCTCCAACCAGTGTCATAAGCCAAGCCACCATTGACAGCACGGTTGGGGAGCTCCGCCTCGCAATCTCGCACCTCTGTATGTCGGAGATACTGAGTGAATCTGAAATGGCCGTCCTCAGCATCGAGCGGTTCTGGCGGGACACAAACATGGAGTCAGAAATTCAGAGCACACTCTCAAAGCCAGCAGTCATCAACGGGTTCGTTGAGATCCTATTCAACTCCGTCGATCCCCAGGTGCTGAGGGCAACGGTGTTTCTCCTCTCCGAGCTGGCTTCGAGGGACAAAGCCGTGGTTCAGACACTCACGAGGGTCGAATCAGATGTCGACTGCGTGGTTGCTCTGTTCAAGAAGGGGCTGGTGGAAGCCGTCGTGTTGATTTATCTGTTAAGATCTTCATGGGCGGATAATGTCGAGACGGACATGGTCAAATCACTTCTGATGGtcattaaaaagaaagaagaggactCATACGGGATGTGTTTGAAGCCAAAGACTGCTTCAGTGCTTTTGCTGGGGCAGATTCTTAGAGGGATCGACCACAAGAATGTATCTATGGTCGCCCGGGCTGTAGTTTCTGAAAGAGCAATTGAAAGTGTTGTTGGGAGCTTGGAAGCTGACTGGGTGGAAGAGAGGATTGCAGCAGTTGGAATCTTGTTGAGATGCATCGAGGAGGACAGGAATTGCAGAAACACCATCGCTGATAAGGCCGAGCTGGCTCCTGTTTTGGAAAGTTTTGCGGGCGTCAATGATGGAGATAGGTTCGAGATAGTTCATTTTCTCTCTGAGTTGGTGAAACTAAACAGGTACAATCTTGTGATTTTCATCGTGATTGTTGTTATAGGTTAAGTCCGTGTTTGGTTGCGCTGTCGAATCAAATTGCGGTAATTAGTTAAGTCGAACAAACCAAATTGCAATTGCTTTCATAGTATTCAGATGGCAATTACGTCACTGTCACGTGGTATTTGAAAGGAATGCAGCTGCagtttgagggctacttcctcacTGCAAATTCTGAAGGTATTACAATTCGGTCATTTCGACTTAATTGAACTAGTCGTTACTATTCAATTCAATGGTGCATCCAACCACGGCCTAAACACTAGAAATGTTATATGAATTGCTTGCTTTCTCTAGTTTGTCTTTGCTTGAAAATTGCCTTTTATTTGAAGTTAAACCTCTCATGGGAAAAAAGTGCTTCTATTTTCTTACAAAAGGACATCATTTTAGTCCATTATGCTTAGCATTCTATTTAGAAACTGAGTTGAATTATTGTAAGAACTCAACTAGTCAACTTGGACTTGACGAGGTAAATTTAGAAACTGCATCTCAGTATTTTCCTTGCTAGGAAAACCATCGAAGGAGACCTTGATGGGGCCTTGATAACCAAAATCCCCATAGCTCTTCTATACTAACAATGATGCTAAGGGAAGTTCcggtattttgaaaagaaaactaCCGGGTAATTATATTCAAGCTCAGAAAATTCGATCGAGTGCTCGAGTTTCCACTCAGACTCAGACCTCATTGAGTCCCAGTCAAGGTTTAAAGTACCACAACATATTGCCCGTGAATAATATAGGTGTATCGGCCCAAAATAGCTCGATATGAGGTAATATGTTGTGGTACCGTTGCTGAGCGATACATTACATAACGGAACGATTTCAAATCTTGGTCACAGTCAAGCTCCAAGCATTAGTGATAGATTGTGTTTATAAGACTGCCAAAGAAATATGGATTATGGTAGCTAGCATGTATTCCCAACGTGATGAATTTGGTCTGCGCTGAAATGCAAAGACACACTCTAACAAAATTGAATTGTTTAAGTCCAGGAAAACTCAGTTGCTAATACCTTGTATCCTTAAATTTTCAAGTTAGATTTTTATACCCATTCACCCAGTCTTCTTTCATTGTACGAATTGAGATGTTGGTTTTGCCAACACATATGTGTTGATTTTCTCCAGGAGGACATTCAACGAGCAGCTTCTTCATATCATAAAGGATGAAGGAGCTTTCAGTACAATGCACACTCTCCTTGTTTATCTACAAACAGCCCTCCAGGATCAATGTCCGGTCATCGCGGGTCTCATCCTCCAGCTTGATCTCCTGGTTTGAATCGCTCCAAACCTCAGTCTCAGCAGTTTCCTTCCCCTAGTGGAAAGTAATGTCACTAACGGATGTCTTGGTCTGCAGGCAGAGCCGAGAAAGATGAGCATCTACCGTGAGGAGGCCATGGATGCTCTTATTTCATGCCTCAGGAAGTCAGACTTCCCTGGTACTCAGATCGCAGCTGCAGAGACCATCATGGCCCTGCAAGGGAGGTTCTCTTCCTCCGGAGAGCCCCTCACTCGGGTTTCCCTCCTGAAACGTGCAGGATTTGACAAGAGATACAGAGCAGTAATGCAATCGGAGCAGAAGAATCCCATTGCTGGCGAGTCTGATGAAAATCTGGTTAGCTCTTGTCTGAGTCtgtctcttcctttctttcactGAAAATCCAGTCTACTGATTGTATGATCTTCTACGATTGTTGTTTTATTCTGGTTTTTTGTATTGAATGTAATAGGAAGAAGAGAAGGCTGCCGAGGAATGGGAAAGAAAAATGGCATTTGTTCTAGTCAGCCATGAATTTGGTTTAGTGTTTGAGGCATTGGCCGAAGGCCTGAAGAGCAGATGCGCCGAGCTATCCTCAGCATGTTTTGTGTCTGCAGCCTGGCTTACGCACATGCTCACCATTCTTCCTGACACAGGAATTCGAGGAGCAGCACGGGTTTGCTTGCTCAAAAGGTTCATTTCGATTCTCAAATCTGCAAGAGATACTGAAGACAAAATTCTTGCCATGCTTGCTTTGAGCAGCTTCATGGATGATTCTGGTAGGTAAAAATATATGTAACAAGGACGATCCATACTTCAAAATTTCTTGGGTTACTTACATGTGACAGCAACCCATTTGCTCTGCCATCTGGAAGAACATAAGGGCAGGTCCAgttgcgatttttttttttttttttttcaaataccaTTTCTTCGTAAATTACAATTTCAGCATGCTCCACATCAATGCATCAGTTACAGCTTGTAATTGTTCCTCCCTGCCAAAAACTAGACCAGACAGAATTTCGAATCTCAACATTGTACGGGGAACAAACCAGCAAATAACATGGCCAATGGTTGATTTGTCTGTGCGGAACACTGAAATTGTGTTTTATGAAAAACTTGTAGTTGAGAAAGAAAATTTGCAGGCCCAAACCCATCCTATTACTTTAGATGCAATTTTCTATACCTTATACTTTTATAAACTAACGTTTATgcaataatatattttttaataggaGCTGCACTCCACTGGTACTGGTACCAGGCAGATTTGGGGGCCCATGgtgtatgtatgacatccaacacatccatcagatgTGTCCCTTCAGGTTACACTCAGATCCTAAAAATCAGATCGATacaaaaactctagtgggccacaacacaggaaacaagtACGGAGGAGACACCCACCCTTTATTGtgattgggcccacctgagttgtataACAGCCTGATTTgtcctgacccttcatccatggcAGATGAgggtctggatggtctggattccgTATATAGAATATGGTCAGCCtcatgcaaatcaagggtggcATGCCCTCTCAGCTTCTCCCCCACCTGAGATTCTGTTTGGTCTGAATTTTTGGACCCTCAGTGTAAAGTAAGATAACTCATCTGATGTATGGATTGGTTGTtgtgaatacatcacatgggccccactttttccCTGTACCACCATAGCTTACAGTTGTACTGGTACCACCGGAGCGCACCCCTTTAATAGAACCTGGATTCAACACGAATCTTTGTATGCTAAGCTTCACATTCAAGTGCATCTAAGCTCATCCTAGCGCATCCAAGAGTCTCTAAGTTCATCTGAGTGCATCTAAGCTCATCTGAGTGCATCCAAGTGCTTCAATTTAACATACATTTAACCTCATGTACTTATATGAAGATAAATGAGCTTAAATGCACTTAGATAAACTTATATACACATATATGAACGTAGATGAACCttgggttgaaaaaaaaaaaagaagaagagcaacGCTATGAACTACTACAGATAAAAAAATTACCTCACACAGAACCTGATTACGAGCAAGATGATAGTTGTAAATGTGTAGAAGCTGAACGGATGAACATTGTCCTGTCTAATGTGGCTGCCACAAGGGCCGAGCATGATCATATCGCTTTCTTTAGGACAAGTTCCGCCCCAAGCACATGTGTGACTCCTGGTCCAACTTggcacacacatacacatgtgcAAAGGGCTTTCTTCCTTAATTTTGATATGCAAAAAACAACACTTTGTACGCTAATGTTaacatacaaagctttgtattggaTCCGGAATCCTACAAATGTCCAAGAATATCTGATTTTCAATATCTAAGACATAGGTAGCAATACAGTTCAATAAGCAATTGTGCTTCTTCTGATGCTTTGTATTCATTGTGAAATTTCAGAAGGATTACGGGATCTAACTTGCTACGTGAAGGATATATTGAAAAACCTGAGAGACCTCAAGAAATCCTCGGCCTTGGCTTCTAAGATGATGAAAGTTTTCTCAGAAGGGCAAGATTCCAGTATGGTAAGTTTCATAGCATTCCACACGTGCTCTTTTGCATAGTTCTTTAGGAAGAAAAATAACTTTCTAACACCTGATTTGGCTGCAGGACCTGTGGAATCATAAAGAACTGATTCAAGTGGATTGCAGCACAAATGGGGAAGTGCTTTCAGTAACCTGCTTCAAGGATAAGATATTTTCTGGCCACTCAGATGGAACAATTAAGGTGACTGAGAAGTGCCTGCCACACTCTGAAAATGAATTTCCAAAACTTGATTTGTACTATTAGTGCATAAATATCTTTCTCCTGTTATTAAGAAGTGCAGGAATCGAAAGTACAACTGgtgggaaaaaaaatcaaaatgggaCATTAAAAGTCGAATTTTGAAATATGTTTTGGATTCCCACCCATTTCCCTACAACTAATTGTGTGAATCCTTCAATTCTGATATGGATTTTGATCTGAAACTCTGAAGGTCTGGAGTGGCAGAGGGACCCTTCTTCATCTGATCCACGAAACTAAAGAACATTCGAAGGCAGTCACTAGCTTGGCCATTTTGCAGTCTGCAGAGAAATTATACAGCGGTTCACTTGACAG
This region includes:
- the LOC131223043 gene encoding putative E3 ubiquitin-protein ligase LIN-1, with amino-acid sequence MTTTSGQILRHTTAFLSEALSQSDLRHRILSSARLKIPSSDQNTLRTLAIASDTLESVISTTTPTTRSSSLRLTKKLLLSSSAKNSLSALLLSLIYSLCHRPTDAALHLLDIFLLDPSSARSEIAPSIFEDLFLLHLLPVLQWFKDQRSRILSSISPEWASDGDERSRSREAMTGCEGLFSRMSGGQAAELKELERDYEDVVDENSRVFARYLKGVLENGDGNGPASPPPLILARIGDRGAGFDAADGRMTLDSDADARLEFQEIGLRHGRYNPMWMDGAPSMEFESSSSSSSNYSNSTKSPPLYPQRVSPNLLSKQHSNRPKPVMNLYLNSDSELAFPSENHSTDSSSESELETEEKNRNLALFQPNQQTQFKKQKQPVSAESSRALDPLMADSDNMIASGRQTPPKDFVCPITSHLFVDPVTLETGQTYERKAIQEWVDRGNSTCPITRQKLQSTQLPKTNYVLKRLIASWQEQNPGTVQAQKENLPPKSSPVSSPIKPSTSPTSVISQATIDSTVGELRLAISHLCMSEILSESEMAVLSIERFWRDTNMESEIQSTLSKPAVINGFVEILFNSVDPQVLRATVFLLSELASRDKAVVQTLTRVESDVDCVVALFKKGLVEAVVLIYLLRSSWADNVETDMVKSLLMVIKKKEEDSYGMCLKPKTASVLLLGQILRGIDHKNVSMVARAVVSERAIESVVGSLEADWVEERIAAVGILLRCIEEDRNCRNTIADKAELAPVLESFAGVNDGDRFEIVHFLSELVKLNRRTFNEQLLHIIKDEGAFSTMHTLLVYLQTALQDQCPVIAGLILQLDLLAEPRKMSIYREEAMDALISCLRKSDFPGTQIAAAETIMALQGRFSSSGEPLTRVSLLKRAGFDKRYRAVMQSEQKNPIAGESDENLEEEKAAEEWERKMAFVLVSHEFGLVFEALAEGLKSRCAELSSACFVSAAWLTHMLTILPDTGIRGAARVCLLKRFISILKSARDTEDKILAMLALSSFMDDSEGLRDLTCYVKDILKNLRDLKKSSALASKMMKVFSEGQDSSMDLWNHKELIQVDCSTNGEVLSVTCFKDKIFSGHSDGTIKVWSGRGTLLHLIHETKEHSKAVTSLAILQSAEKLYSGSLDRTIRTWSIQDERIQCIQVHDVKDHVQNLTVANTISCFIPQGAGVKVHSWNGDSKSLNVNKHVRCLALVQGKLYCGCSDSSIQEIDLATGTMSTIQTGSRKLLGKANSIYAMQVHDGLLYSAGTSLDGAAVKIWSASTHSMVGSLPSTMDVRSMTVSAELIYLGCKTGGVEIWSKELLSRVETLQTKNHSKVLCLAVSGDGDILVGGTSDGRIQAWGLT